A single region of the Brachypodium distachyon strain Bd21 chromosome 3, Brachypodium_distachyon_v3.0, whole genome shotgun sequence genome encodes:
- the LOC100843477 gene encoding protein DMP2 — protein sequence MAGSGDAKAKDDQHRTEDPAAASASTGTAKDGSTNNGNNNSSNLYDKTLSAASNLARLLPTGTTTAFQTLAPSFTNHGECYPVNRYFTWALILFLGVLCSFLSFTDSVTDESGHTYYGVALPLHCRRWGGFMPFNHDEPIDERERNKRAVRTRDWLHSFFRFVVFISLAFCDSGVQKCLVPLEKPQWREFLVNMPLASGFLASFVFMIIPSTRHGIGAGPGDRTSSIDAAAAAATTTSAAASGSEPPNGALVGPDTGTSRRVAPTTGCELCHV from the coding sequence ATGGCCGGCTCCGGCGACGCGAAGGCGAAGGACGATCAGCATCGTACAGAAgacccggcggcggcatcggcatcCACGGGCACGGCCAAAGATGGTAGCACTAACAATGGTAATAACAACAGCTCCAACCTGTACGACAAGACGCTGTCGGCGGCGTCGAACCTGGCCCGGCTCCTGCCGACGGGCACCACGACGGCCTTCCAGACGCTGGCGCCGTCCTTCACCAACCACGGCGAGTGCTACCCCGTGAACCGCTACTTCACCTGGGCGCTCATCCTTTTCCTCGGCGTGCTctgctccttcctctccttcaCGGACAGCGTCACCGACGAGAGCGGCCACACCTACTACGGGGTCGCCCTCCCGCTCCACTGCCGCCGCTGGGGTGGTTTCATGCCGTTCAACCACGACGAGCCCATCGACGAGCGCGAGAGGAACAAGCGGGCCGTCAGGACGCGAGACTGGCTTCACTCCTTCTTCCGCTTCGTTGTGTTCATCTCCCTCGCCTTCTGCGACTCCGGCGTGCAGAAGTGCCTCGTCCCGCTCGAGAAGCCCCAGTGGAGGGAGTTCCTCGTCAACATGCCGCTCGCCTCGGGCTTCCTCGCCAGCTTCGTCTTCATGATCATCCCTTCCACAAGGCATGGCATCGGCGCAGGCCCGGGCGACAGGACCAGCAGCATtgacgctgctgctgctgctgctactactactTCTGCAGCTGCCTCAGGCTCAGAACCTCCTAATGGAGCCCTAGTCGGCCCGGACACCGGTACTAGCCGTCGAGTTGCCCCAACCACCGGCTGTGAGCTCTGCCATGTCTAA